One genomic region from Xyrauchen texanus isolate HMW12.3.18 chromosome 4, RBS_HiC_50CHRs, whole genome shotgun sequence encodes:
- the LOC127640848 gene encoding protein phosphatase 1 regulatory subunit 14A-like, with amino-acid sequence MAEQTHTGHSPGLEEKHPAHSPGLGTAREHGMNLQKRQARVTVKYNRKELQKRLDVEKWIDDSLDKLFEGKDMPEEVNIDDFLDLPSDDKRAQKLQVLLQTCPSSTEAFIAELLQKLHGLHKQEDLQNEGIEHPFLHSYPHHHGNFHHKDRYQHQTL; translated from the exons ATGGCAGAGCAGACACATACCGGTCATTCCCCGGGTTTAGAGGAGAAACATCCAGCTCATTCCCCGGGGTTAGGCACCGCTCGAGAGCATGGCATGAATCTACAAAAGAGACAAGCGCGAGTTACAGTAAAATACAACCGCAAGGAGCTCCAGAAAAGGCTGGACGTGGAGAAATGGATCGACGACTCGCTTGATAAGCTATTCGAGGGCAAG GACATGCCAGAGGAGGTGAACATTGATGATTTTTTGGATCTCCCGAGTGATGACAAGCGAGCACAAAAACTACAG GTGCTATTGCAAACCTGCCCCAGCAGCACTGAG gccTTCATTGCTGAGTTGTTGCAGAAGTTGCATGGTCTCCATAAACAGGAAGACTTGCAGAATGAGGGAATTGAGCATCCTTTTCTCCACAGTTACCCTCATCATCATGGCAACTTCCATCACAAAGACAGATATCAACATCAGACACTGTGA